AAAGTTGTAACAAAATCAAGTGCAGGAAGGGAGCCATAAAATCTATTCCCACGCAAATCCACCCCCCAAAACTTATGGGATATCTTGCCGGGTAGAGAACCTTCAAATTGGTTGTTTGAAAGATTGAGCAGAAGAAGATAAGGCAAATCCCACAGCCACGAAGGAAGATTTCCCACAATGTTGTTATTTGACAGATCTAGCTCCATCAGTAGATATTGCTGGGACAAAAATGCAGGTAATTCGCCTTCTATATTGCAAGACCTCAATCCAAGGAACTCCAGGTGGGAAAACTGAGGAACCCAGCTTGTAGAGACATCAATGAGAAATTGATTTTGAGAAAGGTCTAGCTCTTGAAGGCGAGTTAGATTCTCAAGTAGCTGAAGTGAAATGTTGCCTCTTAATCCGTTGAAAGGAACTGTCAATGCTTTTAAACTAGACATCTTATAAATGCAATCAGGAATTGTTCCTGATAGTTGGTTAAGGCCAAGCCGGAGTTCCCTTAGTACCAGAAGCTGACACAGAGACGGAGGAATCTGACTAGTAAGCTGGTTGTTAGTAAGGTCAAGGGCTACAAGCGACAAAAGGTTGTCATAAGAGGGTGGTAAACTGCCTTCGAAACTGTTATGGGAGAAATCCAAGGTCTCGAGCTTTGAAAAATTTGCAATGGAGGGTGGAATCACCCCTATTAAATTGCAGGTAGAAAGAGAAAGCACAACAAGAGAGGAAGAGTGGTTTCGAATGAAGGAAAGGTTTCCTTTCAAGTCAAAATTATATTTAAGTACAAGATTACTCAATTTCGAACGGGCCATGAAATTGGAAGGGATATCACCATTTATATCACAGTGTAGGAGATTAAGTGAAACCAATGAGGACGCGTTCTCAAACCAAGAGGGAAGTTCAAACGGGAATGAACCATATGGAATGTGCAGATGTGATAAATGGGTGAGGTTTAAGAGATCTGGAATAATACCTGACAGCCCACAATCAGACAGGTCAACATGCGTAAGATTGACAAGACCGCCAACGGCCTCACCCCAGTGCTCAGATGCCATTTCCAGGTTCACTGATTCCATTCGGAGGAATTCCAAGCTTCTTAGATTTCTTACCCAGACATCAAACTTACTACTATTCAAGTATAAATTATTTGAAATATCCAAGAAATGCAAGCTTGACATATTTCCCAATTCCAGAGGGACTTCGCCGCCAAATCCAGCAGACGACAAGTTAAGAAATGTAACTCTCCGCAGCTTTGACAACTGGGGAGAAATAGAAACACCTTTAAAGTCATTCCCGCTCAAATCCAAGTGCTGTAGATGCTCCAGATTAAACAGCGATGGACGAACGTTCCCGCTCAACTGCTGACCGTAAGCATCAGCATTCAAATCAAGGCGAATGACATGGGATGTATGATAATCACAGGCAACCCCCTCCCACTGGCAACAGTTGAATCCCCGCCAAGAGGATAAAGAGCGACCTGAGGAAAGATTAAGACCAGCCTTGAAATCCACCAAGTAACTTCTCTCATCTTCTAAACATGCTACTGAAAATGGGAAATAAGTTTGCAACACTATCATCCATATGAGCAAAAATTCACAGGCCAAAGACATCTTAAACGAAAGCGGATGTAAATAACGATTTGTAGTTTGCAATTTACAACTCTTCCCCCGGTGGGATATAAATAAGCTAAAAAATAaagtatttcaaagaatctttaaGGATATTTCCTAGTTTTTTCGATCGTTTGCAAGGCAACGTATACTGCAAGAGCGTGGAAAATGCCTGATAATGTGATTCTACACAGCACGATATTGAAAGAAAGCTACTTCCAACAACACCCCAAATTTATTTGACTGGAAACTCATTTTCTATTTTCACGGTAAGCCCACAATGACATAACCATAGCGAAGGGGGGCCTAGATGGTGTATTTGTGTTTGTTAAAATGTTTTTCAAGCGGATATGTGACTTTTATTGGAAAATATTGTCAGTCTATCGTAACCCACAAAAATCGGCTCGTCGAAGACCAAGTCCAACCATAATAAATTACGGATACCTTGAAAAGACTTGGAAAAAGAACCAAATCTTGATCCTCCTTCCAGATGGTTATAAAAAAATCAAATGCTGACAAAAGCACGACATATTTCATTTAAAGACTTGAAAAAACAAAACATAATAATACCATTGGTTTGTAGATCCCATCCACAacccaaaagaaaaaagaaaaccttAGCCATTACAATAACTGGTTTACTTGGTCAAAACTGCAGACTTGGGTAGGATATAAAACTTAGCAGGTTGGATAGGTTCTACATTTTTCCCACTCTTCAGTTTGTCCAAGACTCACATGGCCTTTGTCGTTAAAGTTGATTGTTCCTCTATTCTCTTAGATCATTATCCTATCATTTGTAGTGTCTAGAAATATTAAGGCCAATAATGACTAAGGCTTCCTTGTAAATTTAATACTTCACATTTAAAAAATCTTTCTTGTGTGGCAGACAAAAGCACAACATATTTCATTAAAAGACTTGGAAAAAAAGATACAATTCGGTGTATTTTCTCGATCTTTCAGATTGATTTAAGAAAACAACATAATCTAATGTATTACACACTAACAAAAAATAATAGGAAAACAACAATGTATTCTCATTTTTTCATGTCAATTTTTCATATGGATAGAAAATACTAGAGAAATAATaatattttctaatttttgttattgttttttaCACAAAAAATAATAAGCAAATAATAATTTATCTTAATTTTTATCACAATCTCTTTTGTACACAAAGACTAatagataaataataatgattcatttttaaaaaaaatttttttaCACGTGGAGAATAATAGACAAATAATAACATATCCTCATTTCCAATGTCATTCTTTTCCCACACATAGAGAGAATGATAGACAAATAATATTCTATCATTAATTTAGATGTAGTTCTTTTTCACATGCAAATTGAATAATAGATCTCCACTTTTTATGTCATTCATTTTAACACacatagaaaataataaacaagtaaTAATATATACTTAATTATCATGCCATTCTTTTCCAGATAGATGAATAATATGTCCTCACTTTTAATGCCATTCTTATTACCTATCAAGATAACACAAGAATACATAGTGTaaagaataataaatatttttcaCAAAGAAGTGTATGTATCTCAACAAATCATTTTTCtctaatattattttgaaaataattttttaatttattttaataattgattaaattttttatgcatttaaaaaaataaaaaattatcaaatttttaatatatttctcaaaattaaaataaaaccatAATGTGATTGTAAAAAGTATTCCAAAAATTAAGACATTCTTTTAATATTGTATCCATAGTTTAATGCATCAATATTTATGTAGAtcttagaaaaaattaaaaaatgcttcAATTTTTCATAAAGAAAGGCCACAAGCATGGTCAAGAAcaaatgcacaagcttataagaaCAAATTTGAGCACCAAAGTTAAAGCACAAcaacaaaaaatacaaaagaacACATATAAGATTCAAGAGACTAAAATGAACACATATGACTAATATAATTTTATCCTATTA
This genomic stretch from Cryptomeria japonica chromosome 8, Sugi_1.0, whole genome shotgun sequence harbors:
- the LOC131071737 gene encoding receptor-like protein EIX2 — protein: MSLACEFLLIWMIVLQTYFPFSVACLEDERSYLVDFKAGLNLSSGRSLSSWRGFNCCQWEGVACDYHTSHVIRLDLNADAYGQQLSGNVRPSLFNLEHLQHLDLSGNDFKGVSISPQLSKLRRVTFLNLSSAGFGGEVPLELGNMSSLHFLDISNNLYLNSSKFDVWVRNLRSLEFLRMESVNLEMASEHWGEAVGGLVNLTHVDLSDCGLSGIIPDLLNLTHLSHLHIPYGSFPFELPSWFENASSLVSLNLLHCDINGDIPSNFMARSKLSNLVLKYNFDLKGNLSFIRNHSSSLVVLSLSTCNLIGVIPPSIANFSKLETLDFSHNSFEGSLPPSYDNLLSLVALDLTNNQLTSQIPPSLCQLLVLRELRLGLNQLSGTIPDCIYKMSSLKALTVPFNGLRGNISLQLLENLTRLQELDLSQNQFLIDVSTSWVPQFSHLEFLGLRSCNIEGELPAFLSQQYLLMELDLSNNNIVGNLPSWLWDLPYLLLLNLSNNQFEGSLPGKISHKFWGVDLRGNRFYGSLPALDFVTTLLDLSDNEFNGSIPATIGTSTFISLSRNNLTGEIPNFIFSGSDYLVNLDLSKNKLTGIIPANFGTYSQLQVLKLAQNALQGEIPEELGSLQTLRALNLNGNRLQGIIPSSIAKCTSLRLFDLGNNKFEGSIPIWIEELIDLRILNLASNKFKDRIPPQLMTLQNLQILDLSDNNLSESIPQNLSKLSAMVDQSQSIDGRQTFSYSYGLYLFKDSLSESKVDDEITIWIKGRSTPYTKIISADKFMDLSRNNLSGNIPLEMGLLKGLISLNISKNNLSGSIPKSLGDMDQLESLDFSENKLSGEIPSQLLNLTFLEVFNLSDNMLSGLIPQGKQFSTFEASSFLGNPNLHGPPLENKTRSLGYGSKDNNKELNGTIVQDANAYVMEQWWATGLGLSYGMGFAIGGTTRREPKGEARRNPYRNSIYIPLPPRRGGGSAGEEVEAGARSARAPLPRMTPLQATVPAVCGVAARRVRPAHPRELRPAQP